The nucleotide sequence ttgtcaaaaagtttcaatttctaggggaaaattttttttaaaaagagtatcaaaaagtgttaatttttggcaaagtggccaaaaagtgtccatttttgtaaaaatcgtcaaaattctcagaaagtaATCTTTTAACAAAATAGTCacatggtcaaaattttcaaaacttttcgcttttttaaaaatgacaagaatttctgctttttagcaacatttccaagttttggagaattttccaaaacgtctcaaatttttcgaaagaattGTACCATTTTGTAGCAAAATTCTACCAGTTTTCTTAATGTGTAAATTAACGTTGATAATAATAaactaaaattaatttgtataaaatgtattttttttaccattgtaggtacaatgtgatttttatatTAAATACAAAGATAATCTACGGTTGGTAAAAAATGTATAGAAATGGGTAAAACTGTAATAACAAAAATACCTGAGTTGGGTTTGTATAAATTTAAGAATTTATTTTCTATAAAATGCTTCCGAGTTCATGAGAAATAAGTGTTCAGTCTTCGAGGTGATGTAAAAGAATTAGAAAATGTAAATTAGAATTATTATGTACAATTTAAAGTATTGTAAATTTACCCATCTCGTTAGATCGTGCTATTATTATATCCTAGTTAGATatggaaaaattatacgaaaTAAACATTTCAGATAACTCGTCGAAAATAAACCGAAGTAATCTCTGCATTACAACGTacagtatgtacctactaagaaataaaattttactacctgattattataaaaaattaaaataatgataaaaactACACTTAGAAAACAAAGTGATGCTACTCCCAACTTTTTGGTTTGTGATAGAAAAATCCATCGTATAAAATAGCAGTTTAAAATTCCAGCGACACTTTATAAAATTAAGAAACGAAAAGTATTTTCAGAACCTGTTACACAAaagaccaaagaaaaaattcttattAATTATGTTTCTGATTCTCAACCAAATCCGAAATTCCTCGGTATGATAATTTGATTACCATAGCTAAGCTGAAAGAGAAAGAAACAAAATCACGCATTACAATATGCTTTGAAGAACTAGTTAcgaggaaattgaaattaaaattaaaattactaatGCAAATAGATAatcaattattcatttattaACCTTAAAAGTGCGATTAATCCAGCGGgcatgaattttgatgaattgtaaTACCTCACACCCATTATACCTCCTAAAACCAAACTGGTACCCAAAGATAAGTAAATATCGTGAGGATTTTGAGTTACTCTGTATGCTCCGTAACCTAATATCGATCCAAAAACCAGTCCAGCTCCTAAACTGGGAATACTACCTGAAAGTTGAAACACATTAGTAGATTAAAATATGCTTGTAAATATCATTTTTACGAATGCTAATAAGTAGATTTATAAAGTTCATACAAGCTTGTAGCCATGtaacttgaaatattttgaaaatttttagaaaaaatgaagtacttcgagatcagtttttttttcagtttcagttttccatcactatAGTGAGAGGTTCGTAATGCTGTCGATGACGTTCAGATCAGTACGTAGTATTCTGATTTATTTGGAACGGACACGCCAGTCCCGGTGTTTCTTTACCAGAGAATTCGAACAGTAGACAAATTTAGCTTTAAAACATTGTAACCCAAGATGGACGAATTGTAGGTATCGATGACCGCTGCGAATGCTTTCCTTTTGTTCATCGTAAGGCCATGAGAACTTTGTACGATGGCGTTAAGATCAAGATTGAATgttattcattaaaaaagtaaTGATGGACACGTACCAGCTTTGACATACCCGACAATACCTCCGGCTGCTACGGCTACGGCATAGGCAAAGCCGAAATAATCAACATCCGCTAGTCCCATTTTGCAAAATCAAAAGCGAAACTTTGGTTAAAAAGTGCAAAAGTTCATagtatttttttacgttttcacTTCGGTTTTTCTTGATAACTGATAATGTTATCGTGTTTCGTGTTGGTGTGTTTGTTCTTTCGCAATCGTCTAGTCGCAGTAATCATTATGATATCGTCGTTTTGTCGCATTGACGTACtcgcctcttttttttttgaagaaaaataaaaattaaaatatactgctacaaaaaaaataatttgcgaataattataataaaatttatatttaaaaattaattgagtGAAATAATGTAGAAATTcttaagaaattttgaaaaatgactaatgagacaatccaaaaaataaactgtGAAGTGTGAAGTGAGAAATGAGAATAtcttattattgaaattgaaaatcaactcaACTACCCACAAAGTCACAAAATCacaaattgaattattgatttaccattatttattttatttaggcTACGGAAACgggaaatttaataaaaataattagaatgagaaaatagaaaatgaaaaatttttatttcatcatcatcttaataataaatgattttcattaaattttaatttaagcagttcaaaacacaaaactctaatttgaattttgatgcttgattttttcacgaaaaggaTTACTTTTGTCACCGTTGTCACTAGTCAGTTGTTAAATTGTAACTAGCGTATCTCTTGACTTTTGACTTTATTTTTGGATCATTATGGGTatggccaatttcaaaaattcataaaaaaaaccgaaaacttgtgaaattttagattttttgaaatttttcataatgacGTAAAAATTGGCTccattgcgttccaaaatatttctccagtttcaggaaAAATATTTCGATGTTTTCGCATAATCAATGTAAAACATTGGAGAAGTtggaaacccccccccctccggcTTTCCAAATGCGCAATCGATGCATAAAAGAAAAGCTCAAAACGATTTACGAAAAGTGCAAATACTAGTTAACAGCCATTTCAGGTAGGAATAGcgtttgtcaaaaaattaactgACTACCTATATCTACGTTTCAGCATGAAATTCGAGCTATTAAGCCCATTAAATAGGTTGTGAAAAACAATAATCATTAATTCTGATATGCACCAAAACACTTCATATTTGATTTTTCGTAATAATATTAATTATCATCCGCTACCGGGAAATCGTTTATCAGTAGAAAAATTCGgaaattatcataaaaagtGGCAAAAATCGCTATAATCCCTTGATAAAACCGTCTGTTATCAGCATCAAGTGATTCACGATTTCCTGTGCACGTGTGCTTGGAAAAACAGCGTCGTAAAGTACACCCATATTTATATGCACGTGATTTGCAATTTGCGTTGACAGATTAAACCCAAATAGATGTCTCATCTTTCCTATGGTTTTGATTTGATTACGACTCTGTACCTAACTATAATCATTTATTTATGCACTTATATTATGTACACGCGAGTCCGTATAGATTTGTGCACTACAGAATTAGATACCTACGAACTTTCTGTTTGGattccaataaaaaataatatttgattTCCATTGGTATACCTACCagcaataaaaatgtttaaagtgaAGTATTGTTGTACTTGGTGTTCGTTGAGAAAGGGTACGGCGATTTTCGTGGTTGTACTATCAGTAAGTTTATTTgcctaaatattttttttttttttgagaggcaCCGCAATACTCCAAAATGCGGTCAATACAACGTTGCCAATGAAACACAAAATCAATTGTCAAATAAGTGTTTTAGTGATAGGTAAATTCGCCGGAATTAGGTATACTTATGGAAAATAAATTTGTATAAGGTTTTTATCCTCCcagaaaactctgaaaaatggACCGAGACCGTTTTGGAAAATCGTGCCTGATATTTTACAAATATGATCAAGCGcgggtttcatttttttatattttaatcattttgatcGTAACTTTTGTAGTATGTATtacagaataatttttcatttaaggTCTTTTGCATGCAATTTTGTCAAGTTATGACGACGGCAGATGAAGGATCTTTGGTCATGTTTGTGGAGACACGTAAGTATATCTACCTACATTACATAAATATACGCAGGTATAGAAGATTA is from Planococcus citri chromosome 1, ihPlaCitr1.1, whole genome shotgun sequence and encodes:
- the LOC135832740 gene encoding transmembrane protein 14C codes for the protein MGLADVDYFGFAYAVAVAAGGIVGYVKAGSIPSLGAGLVFGSILGYGAYRVTQNPHDIYLSLGTSLVLGGIMGVRYYNSSKFMPAGLIALLSLAMVIKLSYRGISDLVENQKHN